A DNA window from Fragaria vesca subsp. vesca linkage group LG3, FraVesHawaii_1.0, whole genome shotgun sequence contains the following coding sequences:
- the LOC101314168 gene encoding probable glutathione S-transferase parC-like produces MSKAEVTLLDCWVSPFCMRVKIALEEKGVAYESQAEDLFGGKSELLLTSNPHGKVPVLLHNEKPVSESAIIVAYIDETWTASSFLPPCAYGRAQARFWADYIDKKVFDAGKGICLGKGEEVEVAKKDFIEVIKTLEKTLGDKDFFGGDTFGFVDIIGIAMTSWFPAYEKYGSFKLEDDCPKFSAWIKRSSERESVAKVIPEAEKVLGFMAMFRKMMGVEE; encoded by the exons ATGTCGAAGGCAGAGGTTACTCTTTTGGACTGTTGGGTTAGCCCTTTCTGCATGAGGGTGAAAATTGCTTTGGAAGAAAAGGGTGTTGCATACGAAAGCCAGGCTGAGGATTTGTTTGGAGGCAAGAGTGAACTTCTACTTACATCAAACCCTCATGGCAAGGTGCCTGTGTTGCTCCACAATGAGAAACCTGTGTCCGAGTCCGCCATCATAGTGGCCTACATTGATGAAACCTGGACAGCTTCCTCATTTCTCCCACCTTGCGCTTACGGCCGAGCTCAGGCAAGGTTTTGGGCGGACTACATTGACAAAAAG GTGTTTGATGCAGGCAAAGGCATCTGTTTGGGCAAAGGAGAAGAAGTAGAGGTCGCTAAGAAGGACTTCATTGAGGTTATAAAGACTCTAGAGAAGACTTTGGGGGATAAGGATTTCTTCGGAGGCGATACCTTTGGTTTCGTCGACATCATAGGCATTGCCATGACGAGTTGGTTCCCTGCATATGAGAAATACGGTAGCTTCAAGCTTGAAGATGACTGCCCCAAATTCTCAGCTTGGATCAAGAGGAGCTCGGAGAGGGAGAGTGTAGCCAAGGTCATTCCAGAGGCCGAGAAGGTCCTCGGATTTATGGCCATGTTTAGGAAGATGATGGGAGTAGAAGAGTGA
- the LOC101302914 gene encoding uncharacterized protein LOC101302914, giving the protein MMLAVVESHRHSVSDVSVSDESTFDSCGSDCCSLEGVDLESGVLELKQKLVELSKVERICRICHLGYEGGGLDSSGVPIDLGCACKGDLGAAHKQCAETWFKIKGDTICEICGVVAFNIHGEQTNEGNGATAPTSPSPAAASVIMVETQTMWHGRRIMNFLLACMIVAFVISWLFHFKVL; this is encoded by the exons ATGATGTTGGCTGTTGTTGAAAGTCATAGGCATTCTGTGAGTGACGTGTCGGTCTCGGATGAGTCCACGTTTGATTCTTGTGGGTCGGATTGTTGCTCTTTGGAGGGTGTGGATTTGGAGAGTGGGGTTTTGGAGCTGAAGCAGAAGCTGGTGGAGTTGAGTAAGGTTGAGAGGATTTGCAGGATATGCCACTTGGGTTATGAGGGTGGAGGGTTGGACTCTTCTGGGGTCCCAATTGACTTGGGGTGCGCTTGCAAAGGTGACTTGGGTGCTGCTCATAAGCAATGTGCTGAGACTTGGTTCAAGATCAAGGGTGATAC TATCTGTGAGATCTGTGGCGTCGTTGCATTCAACATACATGGTGAGCAGACCAATGAGGGAAATGGAGCCACCGCTCCGACGTCCCCTTCACCGGCAGCAGCATCTGTGATCATGGTGGAAACTCAAACCATGTGGCATGGCCGCCGCATTATGAATTTCCTGCTTGCTTGCATGATCGTTGCTTTTGTAATCTCATGGCTGTTCCACTTCAAAGTACTATAA
- the LOC101301471 gene encoding uncharacterized protein LOC101301471 — MASSLSHRAIADRGLLRLTLSFVRTFSSASPNPTDAAAGASSPAATKPKKRKKKNLFEVAQYLPNWGLGYHMAKSHWVGVSYEITKINLYKDGRHGKAWGVVHKEGLPAADTPKKISGVHKRCWRYIPSLSKSTESVPSMTKPTETAQATPEVQPA, encoded by the exons ATGGCGAGCAGTCTCTCACACAGAGCGATAGCCGATCGAGGCTTATTGAGGCTCACGTTGAGCTTCGTCAGAACCTTCAGCTCCGCTTCCCCAAACCCTACCGACGCCGCCGCCGGCGCCTCTTCGCCGGCGGCTACTAAACCGAAGAAGAGAAAGAAGAAGAACCTGTTCGAGGTGGCACAGTATCTGCCCAATTGGGGACTTGGGTACCACATGGCTAAGAGCCACTGGGTCGGCGTGTCGTATGAGATCACCAAGATCAATCTTTACAAG GATGGAAGGCATGGAAAGGCATGGGGAGTTGTTCATAAGGAAG GCTTGCCAGCTGCAGACACCCCCAAGAAAATAAGTGGAGTCCACAAGCGTTGTTGGAGGTACATTCCAAGCTTATCTAAATCAACTGAAAGTGTTCCAAGTATGACTAAACCAACAGAAACTGCTCAAGCAACACCTGAAGTTCAACCAGCTTGA
- the LOC101313881 gene encoding probable serine/threonine-protein kinase At5g41260-like: protein MGAGFSLCFRPSNTIANLNDSSELENISKESYSLPEFSLKQLKAATEGFLPENIISDDGEKAPNVVYRGMLEDGRWIAVKRFQYSAWPESVQFLAEARAVGQLRNKRLANLIGYCCEGNNRLLVAEFMPNQTLSKHLFHRESYPMKGAMRLRVALHLAQALVYCSSKGQPLYYDLNASKVLFDQNGNPRLSCFGLMKSSKDGKSYSSNLAYPPEYTRTGRVIPESLVYSFGTLLLDLLSGRHTHPSHAVDLICDKSFLMLMESCFVDHFSKDDGTELLRLASQCLQFDPCKRPNPKSLVNALAPLQKETEVPSFVLMDIPHRNVAPKHLSPLGEACSRLDLTAIHKQLEMAGYKADVESEADKEPSFDMWTDPMREALHSRKQGDAAFRAKDFCSAIGCYTKFINIGSLESRTVFVRRCLCYLMTDRAEEALKDSMNALGLHHVWPTAFYLQAAALKFLGMDNDAQEILKEGASLEAMKIKNAPSV, encoded by the exons ATGGGTGCCGGATTTTCTCTTTGCTTCCGGCCATCAAATACGATAGCCAATCTCAACGACTCGTCGGAATTAG AGAATATAAGCAAGGAAAGTTACTCGCTGCCTGAGTTCAGCTTGAAACAACTGAAAGCTGCCACGGAGGGATTCTTGCCGGAGAACATTATTTCCGACGACGGGGAGAAAGCTCCAAATGTTGTCTACAGAGGCATGCTCGAAGATGGCCGTTGGATCGCCGTTAAGCGCTTCCAGTACTCGGCTTGGCCTGAATCCGTCCAATTTCTT GCTGAGGCTAGAGCTGTGGGGCAGCTGAGAAACAAACGTTTGGCGAATTTGATAGGGTATTGCTGTGAAGGCAATAATAGATTGCTTGTGGCAGAGTTTATGCCTAATCAAACTCTCTCTAAGCATCTGTTCCATA GGGAGTCCTACCCCATGAAAGGGGCAATGAGGTTGCGAGTGGCTTTGCATCTGGCACAAGCTTTGGTGTATTGCAGCAGCAAAGGGCAGCCATTGTACTATGATCTTAATGCTTCTAAAGTCCTGTTTGATCAG AATGGAAATCCCAGACTGTCCTGCTTTGGCCTTATGAAGAGTAGCAAAGATGGCAAGAGCTACAGCTCCAACCTGGCTTACCCTCCAGAATACACCAGGACAG GAAGAGTGATACCAGAGAGTTTGGTTTACAGCTTTGGGACCTTATTGCTTGATTTGCTCAGCGGCAGGCATACCCACCCAAGCCAT GCAGTAGACCTCATATGCGACAAAAGTTTCCTGATGCTGATGGAGTCATGCTTTGTGGATCATTTCTCAAAAGATGATGGAACTGAGCTGTTGCGTTTAGCTTCTCAATGCTTGCAGTTTGATCCTTGTAAGAGACCAAATCCTAAGTCTCTTGTGAATGCCCTCGCTCCTCTTCAGAAAGAGACAGAG GTTCCATCATTCGTCTTGATGGATATTCCGCACAGAAATGTGGCTCCGAAGCACTTGTCACCTCTAGGTGAAGCTTGCTCGAGATTGGATCTTACTGCAATACATAAACAGCTGGAGATGGCTGGATACAAGGCTGATGTTGAGTCTGAGGCTGACAAGGAA CCTTCCTTCGATATGTGGACAGATCCAATGCGGGAAGCACTACATTCCAGGAAACAGGGAGATGCTGCATTTAGAGCTAAAGACTTTTGTTCAGCAATAGGTTGTTACACAAAA TTCATTAACATTGGGAGCTTGGAATCGCGAACTGTGTTTGTTAGACGTTGCTTGTGTTACTTGATGACTGATAGGGCAGAAGAAGCTCTTAAAGACAGTATGAATGCTCTAGGACTACACCATGTATGGCCGACTGCCTTCTATCTTCAAGCTGCTGCCCTAAAGTTCCTAGGGATGGATAATGATGCGCAGGAAATTCTGAAAGAGGGAGCATCATTGGAAGCCATGAAAATAAAAAATGCTCCAAGTGTATAG
- the LOC101304076 gene encoding mitochondrial import inner membrane translocase subunit TIM10-like, with protein MAAPAGMDKEQIFGMAEKEMEYRVELFNKLTHTCFNKCVEKKYKEGELNMGENSCIDRCVSKYWQVTNLVGQLLGAGKPGM; from the exons ATGGCTGCTCCAGCGGGTATGGACAAGGAACAG ATTTTTGGTATGGCTGAGAAGGAGATGGAGTACAGGGTTGAGTTGTTTAACAA GCTCACTCACACATGCTTCAACAAGTGTGTAGAGAAGAA GTACAAGGAGGGTGAGCTAAATATGGGTGAAAACAGTTGCATTGATCGCTGTGTCTCAAAGTACTGGCAG GTGACTAATCTAGTTGGCCAGCTGCTTGGGGCCGGTAAGCCAGGAATGTAA
- the LOC101312998 gene encoding tubulin beta-1 chain-like — protein sequence MREILHIQGGQCGNQIGAKFWEVVCAEHGIDPTGRYTGDSELQLERVNVYYNEASGGRYVPRAVLMDLEPGTMDSVRSGLYGQIFRPDNFVFGQSGAGNNWAKGHYTEGAELIDSVLDVVRKEAENCDCLQGFQVCHSLGGGTGSGMGTLLISKIREEYPDRMMMTFSVFPSPKVSDTVVEPYNATLSVHQLVENADECMVLDNEALYDICFRTLKLTTPSFGDLNHLISATMSGVTCCLRFPGQLNSDLRKLAVNLIPFPRLHFFMVGFAPLTSRGSQQYRALTVPELTQQMWDSKNMMCAADPRHGRYLTASAMFRGKMSTKEVDDQMMNVQNKNSSYFVEWIPNNVKSTVCDIPPTGLKMASTFIGNSTSIQEMFRRVSEQFTAMFRRKAFLHWYTGEGMDEMEFTEAESNMNDLVSEYQQYQDATADEDEYEDEQGEYEEEM from the exons ATGCGTGAGATTCTTCACATTCAGGGAGGCCAATGCGGCAACCAGATCGGAGCCAAGTTCTGGGAGGTCGTCTGCGCCGAGCACGGCATCGACCCCACCGGAAGGTACACCGGAGACTCCGAGCTTCAGCTTGAGAGGGTCAACGTCTACTACAACGAGGCCAGCGGCGGGAGGTATGTTCCACGCGCCGTGCTCATGGATCTGGAGCCTGGGACCATGGACAGCGTCAGATCTGGACTCTACGGTCAGATCTTCCGTCCTGATAACTTCGTCTTCGGTCAGTCCGGCGCCGGAAACAACTGGGCGAAAGGTCACTACACCGAGGGGGCTGAGTTGATCGATTCGGTTCTTGATGTGGTGAGGAAGGAGGCCGAGAACTGTGACTGCTTGCAAG GGTTTCAGGTGTGCCATTCTTTGGGTGGTGGTACTGGATCTGGAATGGGAACGCTATTGATTTCAAAGATTAGGGAGGAGTACCCAGATCGGATGATGATGACTTTCTCTGTGTTCCCATCTCCCAAGGTCTCAGACACTGTTGTGGAGCCTTACAATGCTACTTTGTCTGTTCATCAGCTTGTGGAGAACGCCGATGAGTGCATGGTTCTTGACAACGAGGCTCTCTATGATATTTGCTTCCGCACACTTAAACTCACCACCCCCAGTT TTGGTGATTTGAATCACTTGATCTCCGCAACAATGTCTGGAGTTACATGCTGCCTAAGGTTCCCTGGACAGCTCAACTCTGATTTGCGCAAGCTTGCTGTTAACCTCATCCCCTTCCCTCGTCTCCACTTTTTCATGGTTGGTTTTGCTCCTCTGACCTCAAGAGGGTCTCAGCAGTACAGAGCTTTGACTGTTCCAGAACTCACACAGCAAATGTGGGATTCCAAGAACATGATGTGTGCTGCTGATCCCCGACATGGAAGGTACCTCACAGCATCAGCCATGTTCCGTGGTAAGATGAGCACCAAGGAAGTGGATGACCAGATGATGAATGTTCAGAACAAGAACTCTTCCTACTTTGTTGAGTGGATCCCCAACAATGTCAAGTCAACAGTCTGTGACATCCCACCAACTGGTCTCAAGATGGCTTCAACTTTCATTGGGAACTCCACATCCATCCAAGAGATGTTCAGGAGGGTGAGTGAGCAGTTCACTGCTATGTTCAGGAGGAAGGCTTTCTTGCATTGGTACACTGGTGAAGGCATGGACGAGATGGAGTTCACTGAGGCTGAGAGCAACATGAACGATCTGGTGTCAGAGTATCAGCAGTACCAGGATGCCACCGCTGATGAGGACGAGTATGAAGATGAACAGGGAGAGTATGAGGAGGAGATGTGA